The following proteins are encoded in a genomic region of Sneathiella marina:
- a CDS encoding alpha/beta fold hydrolase: MTEKPSLVLVPGLLCTADLWREQISAFENQYSIMVADHTKDDRMPAIAARFLASAPPTFALAGLSMGGYIALEIVRQAPERVTHLAIMDSRPINDTPIERQRRQDFIKLVERGKTFKGVTETLLPMLIHPSRLTDDILTERIYKMAEDIGKEAFIRQEKALLEREELTGILKDIQCPTLVLAGAQDALIPPQIQREMAIEIPTAVYTEIPDCGHLPTMERPEKTTEIMRIWLAR, from the coding sequence ATGACAGAAAAACCTTCGTTAGTCCTCGTTCCCGGCCTGTTATGCACTGCTGATTTATGGCGTGAACAGATTTCGGCATTTGAAAATCAGTACTCTATTATGGTTGCTGATCACACCAAAGATGATCGGATGCCTGCCATTGCCGCCCGGTTTCTGGCGTCGGCGCCTCCGACTTTTGCTCTCGCCGGATTGTCCATGGGCGGTTATATCGCCCTCGAAATCGTGCGACAGGCACCGGAACGGGTGACCCATCTGGCGATAATGGATAGTCGGCCCATTAATGACACCCCCATTGAGCGGCAGCGCCGACAGGACTTTATTAAACTGGTGGAACGGGGGAAGACCTTCAAGGGGGTCACGGAAACCCTGCTGCCCATGCTGATACATCCGTCGCGGCTGACCGACGATATTTTAACTGAACGCATTTATAAAATGGCCGAAGATATTGGAAAAGAAGCCTTTATTCGACAGGAAAAGGCGTTGCTGGAACGCGAGGAGCTGACCGGTATACTGAAGGATATCCAGTGCCCAACCTTGGTTCTGGCGGGTGCCCAGGATGCACTGATCCCGCCGCAAATCCAGCGGGAGATGGCCATTGAGATCCCAACCGCTGTATATACTGAAATTCCCGATTGCGGACATCTGCCGACCATGGAGAGGCCGGAGAAGACGACGGAAATCATGCGGATCTGGCTGGCTCGATAA
- the parE gene encoding DNA topoisomerase IV subunit B, with translation MSDLFQQPKSESTDYSAKDIEVLEGLEPVRMRPGMYIGGTDERARHHLAAEVLDNSMDEAVAGFASRIDVELMADGSLAIRDNGRGIPIDRHPKYKDKSALEVILTTLHSGGKFSNKVYHTAGGLHGVGVSVVNALSDRMTVEVARDKELWRQEYSRGIPQTKLEKIGAAPNRRGTSIHFHPDPEIFEAGTALRPGKLYKLVRSKAYLFRGVEIRWKAAPELIKDETPEEAVLHFPGGLRDFLDASLDKRQTVTTEPFAGRVEIEGDRGRVEWAIAWPADNQSFLNSYCNTVPTPEGGTHELGFRGAMMRGLKAYGDLINNKKAAQITAEDILAGACSVLSVFIPDPQFQGQTKEKLTTTEATRIVDLAIKDHFDNWLAAAPDQANNLLGWVIEKSEERLRRRQEKETSRKTATSRLRLPGKLADCSQSGKEGTEIFIVEGDSAGGSAKQGRNRKTQAILPLRGKILNVASAGADKIKANQELKDLIQALGCGLRDKYRDEDLRYEKVIIMTDADVDGAHIASLLMTFFYREMRQLITDGHLYLAQPPLFRISQGGKTLYAMDDADKDKLMETEFTGRGKIDISRFKGLGEMPPAQLKETTMNPDKRVLLKVDVPLEEFGETADRVESLMGKKPELRFSFIQENARFVEDIDV, from the coding sequence ATGTCCGATCTTTTTCAGCAACCGAAATCCGAAAGCACCGATTACTCCGCGAAAGACATTGAAGTCCTTGAAGGGCTTGAGCCGGTTCGCATGCGCCCGGGGATGTATATTGGAGGCACCGATGAGCGGGCGCGCCATCATTTGGCTGCGGAAGTACTGGATAACTCCATGGACGAAGCTGTCGCGGGGTTTGCTTCACGGATTGATGTGGAGCTGATGGCGGACGGATCGCTGGCCATTCGCGATAATGGCCGCGGTATTCCCATCGACCGGCATCCCAAATACAAGGATAAATCAGCGTTGGAAGTTATCCTGACAACTCTCCATTCAGGTGGCAAGTTCTCCAACAAGGTTTATCATACCGCTGGCGGCCTGCATGGTGTGGGTGTGTCTGTGGTTAATGCACTGTCCGATCGTATGACCGTGGAAGTGGCCCGTGACAAGGAGCTCTGGCGCCAAGAATATTCGCGCGGGATCCCGCAAACCAAGCTGGAAAAAATCGGCGCCGCGCCTAATCGCCGCGGCACAAGCATCCATTTTCATCCCGATCCTGAAATCTTTGAGGCGGGAACGGCCTTGCGCCCCGGCAAACTTTATAAACTGGTGCGTTCCAAGGCCTATCTGTTCCGCGGTGTGGAAATTCGCTGGAAAGCAGCACCCGAGCTGATCAAGGATGAAACCCCGGAAGAAGCGGTTTTGCATTTCCCAGGCGGCCTTCGGGATTTTCTCGACGCCTCTTTGGATAAACGGCAAACCGTAACCACCGAACCCTTTGCCGGTCGTGTTGAAATCGAAGGCGACCGGGGCCGCGTGGAATGGGCTATCGCCTGGCCTGCCGATAATCAGTCTTTCCTCAACTCTTATTGTAATACGGTGCCAACCCCCGAAGGTGGAACCCATGAACTGGGATTTCGCGGCGCCATGATGCGGGGCCTTAAGGCCTATGGAGACCTGATCAATAACAAGAAGGCTGCGCAAATTACCGCCGAAGATATTCTCGCCGGTGCCTGTAGTGTGCTCTCTGTCTTTATTCCTGATCCGCAATTTCAGGGCCAGACCAAGGAAAAGCTTACAACAACTGAAGCAACCCGGATTGTTGATTTGGCCATCAAGGATCATTTTGACAACTGGCTCGCCGCCGCGCCGGATCAAGCCAATAATCTGTTAGGCTGGGTGATAGAGAAGTCGGAGGAGCGCCTGCGCCGGCGTCAGGAAAAGGAAACCAGCCGCAAGACCGCGACCAGTCGCTTACGCCTGCCCGGAAAGCTTGCCGACTGTAGTCAAAGCGGCAAGGAAGGTACGGAGATATTCATCGTCGAGGGTGATTCCGCGGGCGGCTCAGCAAAGCAGGGGCGCAACCGGAAAACACAGGCAATCCTGCCATTGCGCGGCAAGATCCTGAACGTCGCCTCAGCCGGGGCTGACAAAATCAAGGCCAATCAGGAGCTGAAAGATCTTATTCAGGCGCTGGGATGTGGACTACGTGATAAATATCGCGATGAAGATTTGCGCTATGAGAAAGTCATCATCATGACTGACGCCGATGTGGACGGGGCACATATCGCTTCCTTGCTCATGACATTCTTTTACCGGGAAATGCGGCAATTGATCACCGATGGACATCTTTATCTGGCGCAACCGCCCTTGTTCCGTATCTCGCAAGGCGGCAAGACACTCTATGCCATGGATGATGCAGATAAAGACAAGCTGATGGAAACAGAATTTACCGGCCGCGGAAAAATAGATATCAGCCGCTTCAAGGGGTTGGGAGAAATGCCTCCCGCACAACTTAAAGAAACAACCATGAACCCGGACAAGCGCGTCTTGTTGAAAGTCGATGTTCCCCTTGAAGAGTTTGGCGAAACCGCCGACCGGGTTGAAAGCCTAATGGGGAAAAAGCCAGAACTGCGGTTTTCCTTTATTCAGGAGAATGCCCGTTTCGTTGAAGACATCGACGTTTAA
- a CDS encoding Lrp/AsnC ligand binding domain-containing protein → MKTIFIMVKCELGKAYDVAAEAVENVEQVSEVYSISGQYDLMMKCYLSDEQDIGHFVNEQIQTLGNIKDTFTMITFKAFN, encoded by the coding sequence ATGAAAACAATCTTTATCATGGTAAAGTGTGAGCTTGGAAAAGCCTATGACGTCGCGGCGGAAGCCGTTGAAAATGTAGAGCAGGTATCCGAAGTCTATTCGATTTCCGGCCAATATGACCTGATGATGAAATGCTACCTCTCTGATGAGCAGGATATTGGCCATTTCGTCAATGAGCAAATCCAGACCCTGGGAAATATTAAAGATACTTTTACGATGATTACCTTCAAGGCATTCAACTAG
- a CDS encoding acyl-CoA thioesterase: MTPEFRDPVIRTAPQPSDCNSNGDIFGGWVLSQMDIAGGIMAARQVKGRAVTVAVEAMTFHQPIKVGDIVSIYGEIERVGRTSVAVKLTTIVARKLDSEEIKVTEGTYVFVAIDDEGRPRVIE; encoded by the coding sequence ATGACACCTGAATTCCGTGACCCAGTTATACGTACCGCACCGCAACCGAGCGATTGCAACAGTAACGGTGATATTTTCGGCGGCTGGGTGCTGTCGCAAATGGATATCGCCGGCGGCATCATGGCAGCACGGCAGGTTAAAGGACGGGCGGTCACGGTCGCAGTCGAGGCAATGACATTTCATCAACCGATTAAAGTTGGGGATATCGTCAGTATTTATGGGGAAATAGAGCGTGTCGGCCGCACATCCGTGGCCGTCAAACTAACAACCATTGTCGCCCGTAAGCTGGATTCAGAGGAAATAAAAGTTACGGAAGGGACCTATGTTTTTGTCGCCATTGACGATGAGGGTCGTCCCCGCGTGATTGAATAA
- the glnA gene encoding type I glutamate--ammonia ligase, translating to MVAKVLEMIKENEVEYVDLRFTDPKGKWQHLAMHVDVVDEDMFEDGVMFDGSSITGWKAINESDMTLMPDASSAVMDAFAARSTLIVFCDILDPLSGESYERDPRSVAKKAEAFLASTGVGDTINMGPEMEFFMFDDVQFANDSHHTFYKLGDSEAPHMTGEDMEGGNHGHRPRVKGGYFPVQPVDSGADIRGEMVSVCKEMGIGVEKHHHEVAPSQHELGMKFNTLVSAADEIQIQKYVVHNVAHAYGKTATFMPKPVSGDNGSGMHTHQSIWKDGKPVFAGSGYADLSETALFYIGGIIKHAKAINAFTNAGTNSYKRLIPGFEAPVLLAYSARNRSASCRIPYSPSPNGKRVEIRFPDCTANPYLAFAAMMMAGMDGIQNKIHPGDAMDKDLYDLPPEELKDIPTVCGSLREALESLDADREFLKKGGVFTEDMIDAYLAMKWEEVFAFEHAPHPVEFDMYFSV from the coding sequence ATGGTTGCTAAAGTATTGGAAATGATCAAGGAAAACGAAGTCGAATATGTAGACCTTCGTTTTACCGACCCTAAAGGAAAATGGCAGCATCTTGCCATGCATGTTGATGTTGTCGACGAAGACATGTTTGAAGACGGTGTTATGTTTGATGGATCGTCCATCACCGGCTGGAAAGCCATTAACGAATCTGACATGACATTGATGCCTGACGCCTCCTCTGCTGTCATGGATGCCTTCGCGGCACGTTCAACACTCATTGTTTTTTGCGACATTCTGGACCCTTTGAGCGGCGAAAGTTACGAACGCGACCCGCGCTCTGTCGCCAAGAAAGCAGAAGCTTTCCTCGCCAGCACCGGCGTTGGGGACACCATCAACATGGGCCCGGAAATGGAATTCTTCATGTTTGATGATGTCCAGTTTGCAAATGACAGTCACCATACTTTCTACAAATTGGGCGACAGCGAAGCACCACATATGACCGGCGAAGACATGGAAGGTGGCAATCATGGTCACCGTCCGCGCGTAAAAGGCGGGTATTTCCCAGTACAGCCTGTTGATAGTGGCGCTGACATTCGCGGTGAAATGGTTTCTGTCTGTAAGGAAATGGGCATCGGCGTTGAAAAACACCATCACGAAGTTGCCCCAAGCCAGCATGAACTGGGTATGAAATTCAACACCTTGGTATCTGCTGCCGATGAAATCCAAATTCAGAAATATGTCGTGCATAATGTAGCCCATGCATATGGCAAGACGGCAACCTTTATGCCAAAACCTGTCTCAGGTGATAACGGCTCCGGCATGCATACCCATCAGTCAATCTGGAAAGACGGCAAACCCGTCTTCGCCGGTTCCGGATATGCGGACCTGTCCGAAACTGCCCTGTTTTATATCGGCGGGATCATCAAGCATGCGAAAGCGATCAACGCCTTCACAAATGCTGGAACAAACTCCTACAAGCGTTTGATCCCGGGATTTGAAGCGCCTGTGCTTCTGGCATATTCCGCCCGCAACCGGTCCGCCTCTTGCCGGATCCCCTACTCCCCAAGCCCGAACGGCAAGCGCGTTGAAATCCGCTTCCCCGATTGCACGGCAAATCCTTATCTGGCTTTCGCGGCCATGATGATGGCAGGCATGGATGGCATCCAGAATAAAATCCACCCGGGCGATGCCATGGACAAGGATTTGTATGATCTGCCGCCGGAGGAACTCAAAGACATTCCAACAGTTTGCGGATCGCTTCGCGAAGCATTGGAATCCCTTGATGCCGACCGGGAATTCCTGAAAAAGGGCGGCGTCTTCACAGAAGACATGATCGACGCGTATCTAGCCATGAAATGGGAAGAAGTTTTCGCCTTCGAACATGCACCGCACCCGGTTGAGTTCGACATGTATTTCAGTGTCTAG
- a CDS encoding DEAD/DEAH box helicase, translating into MNFADLGLSPEVLKAVGDSGYDTPTPIQEKAIPYVLMGRDVLGTAQTGTGKTASFTLPMIDILASGQAKSRMPRSLILEPTRELAAQVADNFENYGKYSNLSMALLIGGVSFADQEAKLDKGVDVLIATPGRLLDHFERGKVLLNGVKTLVIDEADRMMDMGFIPDVERIVSLMPPLRQTLFFSATMSKDMRKLADKFLMNPKEVEVSAPTDTAKTVTQGLVTVQRSEKRPAIRKLLKNEDVKNAFIFCNRKKDVDILFGSLEKHGFSAGAMHGDMSQSHRMETLAKFKSGEISLLVCSDVAARGIDVSSVSHVFNFDVPSHAEDYIHRIGRTGRAGQEGHAYTIATKSDGKYLEAINKLVGKEIPPLALDGMDDIAAEASEISTREKRQSKTPARSRSRTPGKSSKGATATETANSVSENKTAEKTEATPTGSAQKEVAAAKPRKSQNKSRRSRYSNDDDGVPVLGLGDNVPAFFNIPFRKSASE; encoded by the coding sequence ATGAATTTTGCAGATCTCGGCTTAAGCCCTGAAGTTTTGAAAGCAGTCGGGGATTCCGGATACGACACCCCTACTCCCATCCAAGAAAAAGCCATCCCTTATGTTCTTATGGGGCGGGATGTGCTTGGTACGGCGCAAACTGGTACTGGTAAGACAGCAAGTTTTACGCTGCCGATGATTGATATCCTGGCCTCCGGTCAAGCAAAATCCAGAATGCCACGTTCCCTGATCCTAGAACCAACACGTGAGTTGGCCGCCCAGGTAGCGGATAATTTCGAAAATTACGGAAAATACAGCAACCTGTCCATGGCCCTGTTGATTGGCGGTGTCTCCTTTGCTGACCAGGAAGCCAAACTTGACAAGGGCGTCGATGTCTTAATCGCGACACCTGGGCGCCTGCTGGATCATTTTGAGCGCGGCAAGGTTCTGCTAAACGGTGTCAAGACGCTGGTGATCGATGAAGCTGACCGAATGATGGATATGGGCTTTATTCCGGATGTAGAGCGTATCGTCTCGTTGATGCCTCCTTTACGCCAAACCTTGTTCTTCTCGGCCACCATGTCCAAGGACATGCGCAAACTGGCTGACAAATTCCTGATGAACCCTAAAGAAGTCGAAGTTTCCGCCCCCACAGATACAGCCAAAACCGTGACACAGGGTCTGGTAACTGTTCAACGATCCGAAAAACGCCCTGCCATTCGTAAATTGCTTAAAAACGAAGATGTGAAAAACGCCTTTATTTTCTGTAACCGGAAAAAAGACGTGGACATCCTGTTCGGCTCTTTGGAAAAGCACGGCTTCAGTGCCGGCGCAATGCATGGCGATATGAGCCAGAGCCACCGCATGGAAACACTGGCCAAGTTTAAATCCGGCGAAATATCGCTGTTGGTCTGTTCCGACGTTGCTGCACGCGGTATTGATGTCAGCTCTGTCAGCCATGTCTTCAATTTCGACGTCCCATCCCATGCAGAAGATTATATCCATCGCATCGGCCGGACAGGCAGAGCAGGTCAGGAAGGCCATGCCTATACCATCGCAACCAAAAGCGATGGCAAATATCTTGAGGCCATCAATAAACTGGTGGGTAAGGAAATTCCTCCGCTCGCACTTGATGGTATGGACGATATCGCCGCGGAAGCGTCAGAAATTTCCACCCGTGAAAAGCGCCAGTCAAAAACTCCGGCACGCAGCCGTTCCCGGACGCCCGGAAAATCTTCAAAAGGTGCGACCGCCACTGAAACCGCCAATTCAGTTTCAGAGAATAAAACTGCCGAAAAAACAGAAGCGACCCCGACCGGGTCAGCACAAAAGGAAGTCGCTGCCGCCAAACCCCGGAAATCGCAGAATAAATCAAGACGTTCCCGCTATTCAAACGACGATGATGGCGTTCCGGTCCTGGGTCTTGGTGACAATGTTCCCGCTTTCTTCAATATCCCTTTCCGGAAATCCGCTTCAGAATAA
- a CDS encoding P-II family nitrogen regulator, translated as MKKIEAIIKPFKLDEVKEALHEVGLQGITVTEAKGFGRQKGHTELYRGAEYVVDFLPKVKIEIVLEDTLVERALEAIQQAARTGRIGDGKIFVSTVEEVIRIRTGEKGAEAI; from the coding sequence ATGAAAAAAATCGAAGCCATCATCAAACCCTTTAAGCTCGATGAAGTGAAGGAAGCTCTTCATGAAGTTGGACTGCAAGGCATCACCGTGACAGAAGCCAAAGGGTTTGGCCGCCAGAAAGGACATACGGAACTTTATCGTGGCGCCGAATATGTGGTCGATTTTCTGCCGAAGGTAAAAATAGAAATCGTCCTCGAGGATACACTGGTTGAACGCGCCCTGGAAGCTATTCAACAAGCCGCCCGGACGGGGCGTATTGGAGATGGAAAGATTTTCGTCTCCACCGTCGAAGAGGTTATTCGAATTCGCACCGGCGAAAAAGGTGCAGAAGCTATCTAA